A segment of the Lampris incognitus isolate fLamInc1 chromosome 19, fLamInc1.hap2, whole genome shotgun sequence genome:
GGCATCCGTCTCTAACTCCCCGCTGGACCCAGCACCTCCCCCGCTGGACCCAGCACCTCCCCGCTGGACCCAGCACCTCCACGCGCCGCTCTCCGAGGGATCGcgtgacacacaccacacaccgcaGCAGGCCAGGCACCGCTGCCAGCCGAGCTTTTTAGGAGTCCTTCACGTGAGCCTGACTCCCCCCCTCCGTGCCatttctccccccctcctcccaccccaccccccacccccccaacacacacacacaccggcaatGTCCACACAAGGTCCCTCTTGGCACAGCGCTCGGAGGACGCACTTTCAGAAGGCGACCTCCACGAGACGGCGGCGAAGAGATCCGGAGGGTGGTCCCGCTCTCATACTGTCACCGGGGGGTATTTCTGCTCGCTGGTGGTGCTGGCCACGCTGGTGGGAGCGGGGAACGGGGACTGGATGGGTCTGTAGTTCCCCTGCGTGGGGTCCaggaaggtgggggtgggggagacgGGGTGGGCGTAGCCAATGTACTGCGGGTGCAGGAACTGCCCCTGGTGCGGCATGATCTGCGTGGCCTGCTGGCAGTTGAGCACGGAGAAGTTGGTGGGCATGTTGACGAAGACGCTGGCGTCGGGAGGAAGGCAGCAGGAGGCCTGGGCGCGCAGGATGGGCGGAGGGCCGGGCCggttggcggcggcggcggcggccgcggcggcggcggcggcggccggggcggaggagctggaggaggtgGCTGTGCTTGACTGGCGGGAGGACGACCCTCTGGACGTGCCCACGCTGGCCATCATGGGGATGGTCTCCAGGAGACGGCCCCCGCCGGCCCCGCCTCCCGTGCCGCCCGCCGACGACAGCTCCTGCTTCGGGCGGAGGCAGTGGCAGCAGCACACGGCTACCACCGAACCCACCAAGATGAAGGCCACGAACACCGAGCCGACGATCAGGAAGGGCACGTAGATGGGCactaagagagggagggagggggggaggtgggCACAAGCAGGGGAAGAATTAGACTGAGAAAACACACAAATGACCCATAAGTAAACACAAAGTACAACTTCTTCTCATTTGCCAAACTCCTTCTTCCTACGACGGGGTTTGCCAGGAGAAGGAGCTGCCGTGAAGGAGCCTtgcagcgggggtggggggggggggggagggtgaacaaTGTTCTGTACAG
Coding sequences within it:
- the LOC130130007 gene encoding protein shisa-2; amino-acid sequence: MTSSQRLASLSLRRLSSSSSPPPSLRLAEPLRRPAAPDEALRAAPLASRPCVRRACGCRGAPPPPPPPPHPRCGMWGGGSPTTSVAVIVTLLLAVVDVEASGEYCHGWRDPQGAWKEGFQCPEKIDGEDAIICCGKCELRYCCSSTDARLDQGTCDNDKQEQEPGTDGKDGQETGAVPIYVPFLIVGSVFVAFILVGSVVAVCCCHCLRPKQELSSAGGTGGGAGGGRLLETIPMMASVGTSRGSSSRQSSTATSSSSSAPAAAAAAAAAAAAANRPGPPPILRAQASCCLPPDASVFVNMPTNFSVLNCQQATQIMPHQGQFLHPQYIGYAHPVSPTPTFLDPTQGNYRPIQSPFPAPTSVASTTSEQKYPPVTV